A region of the Deltaproteobacteria bacterium genome:
TTCCGGAGAGATTTCAACGCCGCGGTTCATGGGGCCAGGGTGCATGACGATGGCATCCGGAGCGGCCAGCGCCATGCGCTCCAGATTGAGTCCATAGAATCGGGCGTACTCCCGCGCCCCGGGGAAAAGG
Encoded here:
- a CDS encoding aspartate carbamoyltransferase, with the protein product LFPGAREYARFYGLNLERMALAAPDAIVMHPGPMNRGVEISPEVADGPYSVILDQVTNGVAVRMALLYLMIGGERQA